One window from the genome of Microbulbifer pacificus encodes:
- a CDS encoding diguanylate cyclase, which translates to MRIAYWIWGLLLLCLTSIAQSGPFPISAGQQPSALTDNLLLLRDAEQKLDFDDILSAEYQRQLQPLHGRSANFGFTNAAYWVAVTLHNPLPVPRDLILRQDYPLIDRLDFWFQDSSDQWQQVATGYRRLFSSRVLNLRDFVFPVTLPANSHRTFYFRFATEGALNIGLSVSEPTAFLSQLGLEQLLLGIYYGGFLVLVMYNLFLFIAVRDRAYVYYMGYAVSYGLYFGVHNGISFQYLWPGNPWLANQSLVILLGMTLVFGIQFTRTFCNSRMLAPRTDRVSRGLLYAIVPLTAISPFVSYGPMILSLALLTMVVAVLLLVVGVISLLRGSLSARYFLVGWATLLICVILYMLKTFGLVPHNALTHNAFQFGALLEMVLLSLALGARVNEIQKRGYIDQLTGLYNRGYFDQQLPRELGNSTLTGTPLALLVLDLDHFKSINDEYGHARGDEALKAIGHLIQRLVRKPVVACRYGGEEFALLLPRTTSQAAKVVAERLVREVAQMDFGSMRLTISVGVASTEGAAAVSASEFFELADRALYKAKRDGRNRVVAVDAEILENSEALPRGNL; encoded by the coding sequence ATGCGGATTGCTTACTGGATTTGGGGGCTGTTACTGCTGTGTCTGACTTCCATCGCTCAGTCGGGACCATTTCCCATCAGTGCGGGACAGCAGCCATCCGCGTTGACGGATAACCTGCTCTTGTTGCGAGATGCCGAACAGAAGCTCGACTTCGACGATATTCTCTCCGCCGAGTATCAGCGACAACTACAGCCTCTCCACGGGCGCTCTGCCAACTTCGGATTTACCAATGCCGCATACTGGGTCGCGGTTACCTTGCATAATCCTCTTCCTGTGCCGAGGGATCTTATCTTGCGGCAGGATTACCCGCTGATTGATCGGCTGGATTTCTGGTTTCAAGACTCGTCGGATCAGTGGCAGCAGGTCGCCACCGGCTATCGCCGCCTGTTTTCAAGTCGAGTACTGAACCTAAGAGATTTTGTCTTTCCGGTAACGCTGCCGGCCAACAGTCACCGCACCTTCTATTTCCGCTTTGCGACGGAAGGGGCGCTCAATATCGGGCTCTCCGTCAGCGAACCAACCGCGTTTCTGTCACAGCTGGGGCTGGAGCAACTGCTGCTGGGGATATACTACGGCGGGTTTCTGGTACTGGTGATGTACAACCTCTTCCTGTTCATTGCCGTACGGGATAGAGCCTATGTCTATTACATGGGATATGCCGTCAGTTACGGTCTCTATTTCGGTGTGCATAACGGCATATCATTCCAGTACCTGTGGCCCGGGAATCCTTGGTTGGCGAATCAGAGCCTGGTGATTCTGCTGGGAATGACCCTGGTGTTCGGCATCCAGTTTACCCGGACCTTTTGTAACAGCCGCATGCTGGCGCCACGTACCGATCGGGTTTCCCGAGGTCTGCTGTATGCCATTGTACCGTTGACCGCCATTTCTCCATTTGTCAGCTATGGCCCCATGATTCTGAGTCTGGCATTGCTGACGATGGTGGTGGCGGTGCTGCTGCTGGTGGTGGGTGTGATCAGTCTGCTGAGGGGATCTCTATCCGCGCGCTATTTTCTGGTGGGGTGGGCCACGCTGCTTATTTGCGTGATCCTGTATATGCTGAAAACCTTCGGTCTGGTGCCCCACAATGCGCTGACCCACAACGCCTTCCAGTTCGGTGCTCTACTGGAGATGGTATTGCTGTCACTGGCACTGGGTGCGCGGGTCAACGAAATACAAAAGCGGGGGTACATCGATCAGCTTACCGGCCTGTACAACCGCGGCTACTTTGATCAGCAGCTGCCGCGGGAGCTGGGAAATTCGACTCTTACCGGTACACCGCTGGCGTTGTTGGTACTGGATCTCGATCACTTCAAATCCATCAATGATGAATACGGTCACGCTCGTGGCGACGAAGCCCTGAAAGCCATTGGGCACCTGATCCAGCGACTGGTTCGAAAGCCCGTGGTGGCCTGTCGCTACGGTGGCGAGGAGTTTGCACTGCTGTTGCCGCGCACTACCAGCCAGGCTGCGAAGGTGGTGGCCGAGCGGTTGGTACGGGAAGTGGCGCAGATGGACTTTGGTAGCATGAGGCTGACCATCAGTGTGGGCGTAGCAAGTACGGAAGGTGCCGCTGCAGTGTCGGCCTCTGAGTTCTTTGAACTGGCAGACCGGGCGCTCTATAAAGCAAAGCGGGATGGGCGCAACCGTGTTGTCGCGGTGGATGCCGAAATATTGGAAAATAGTGAAGCACTTCCCCGCGGAAATCTCTGA
- a CDS encoding SMP-30/gluconolactonase/LRE family protein: MLEVQRIDAIEVRNTLGEGVLWNHREQSVWWTDIHECKLYRLTWPERVLEVFDTPERLCAFAFTDREHCIAAAFETGFALFDYRRGEILWRKTLLERGCGVRFNDGKVDRQGRFWAGTMVEDDRQEASGALYCLEANGVVSEHLTGVHISNGCCWDVNSSHFYFADSPHRSIYRYKFDARRGDLGRREIFARTMLGVYPDGATVDSEGYLWSAQWRGARIQRYSPDGKLAGAIPVPVSQPTCVTFGGPNMDLLFVTSARESLNEWTLDREWQAGNLFVFQTPFRGAMGFRFGTAQLLEEMVGR, from the coding sequence ATGCTGGAAGTGCAGCGCATAGATGCTATTGAAGTGCGTAATACCCTGGGTGAAGGTGTGCTGTGGAACCACAGAGAGCAGAGCGTCTGGTGGACCGATATTCATGAGTGCAAGCTCTATCGCCTCACCTGGCCTGAGCGGGTGCTCGAAGTATTCGATACCCCGGAGCGGCTGTGTGCGTTTGCCTTTACCGATCGTGAACACTGTATCGCTGCGGCTTTTGAAACCGGATTCGCCCTGTTTGACTACCGCCGCGGCGAGATTCTGTGGCGAAAGACCCTGTTGGAACGGGGCTGCGGAGTTCGTTTCAACGATGGAAAGGTCGATCGCCAGGGGCGCTTCTGGGCCGGTACCATGGTGGAGGACGACCGACAGGAAGCGTCGGGGGCTCTCTACTGCCTGGAAGCCAACGGCGTTGTCAGTGAGCACCTGACGGGAGTACACATCTCCAACGGCTGCTGCTGGGACGTCAATTCCAGCCACTTTTACTTTGCCGACTCCCCACATCGCAGTATCTACCGCTACAAATTTGACGCCCGGCGCGGGGATCTTGGCCGACGGGAGATTTTCGCCCGCACTATGCTCGGGGTCTATCCGGATGGTGCGACGGTGGACTCGGAGGGCTACCTGTGGTCGGCACAATGGCGTGGAGCCCGCATCCAGCGCTACAGCCCCGATGGCAAGCTCGCCGGCGCGATACCAGTGCCCGTCAGCCAGCCTACCTGCGTGACTTTCGGCGGCCCGAACATGGATCTGTTGTTTGTTACCAGTGCCAGAGAATCCCTGAATGAGTGGACCCTGGATCGCGAATGGCAAGCGGGTAATCTTTTTGTATTTCAGACACCGTTTCGGGGCGCGATGGGGTTCCGCTTCGGCACCGCTCAGTTACTGGAAGAAATGGTTGGGCGGTAG
- the katG gene encoding catalase/peroxidase HPI, producing MLKKAFPLLLMPALATAIAINVHAAPATEVMSNQDWWPSRIDLQPLRMNAEKSNPMGEGFDYAKAFSQLDLAAVKSDIETVLTTSQDWWPADYGHYGPFFIRMAWHSAGTYRVYDGRGGAGGGQQRFEPLNSWPDNVSLDKARRLLWPVKQKYGNAISWADLMVLAGNVALESMGFKTFGFAGGREDDWEADVVYWGSEREWVGNDKRFDGDKLEKPLAADHMGLIYVNPEGPNGNPDPKLAAERIRDTFGRMAMSDEETVALIAGGHTFGKAHGAHKPEECVGAAPGGAAIEEQGFGWANKCGKGHSEDTITSGLEGAWSANPIAWSSQFLDNLFGFEWVKTSSPAGATQWEPKNAEQVKFVPDAHIEGKRHAPMMFTTDLSLRFDPDYQKIAERFHKNPEEFQLAFAKAWFKLTHRDLGPRARYLGSEVPAEVLIWQDAIPEVDYELIDDKDIAALKGKILKSGLTVPQLVRTAWASASTFRGTDMRGGANGARVRLLPQRDWAVNNPKELDRVLDRLEKIQKDFNREAKGGVQVSLADLIVLGGAAAIEQGAKKAGYDVIVPFTPGRNDATQAQTDVQSFAFLERKADGFRNYYSEEAHMMPVDMLIDSANLLTLSVPEMTVLVGGMRTLGANYDNSTHGVLTDKPGTLSNDFFVNLLSMDTKWSRSFKEDGLYQGVDRKTGEKKWTATPVDLIFGSNSELRAVAEMYATNDNGEKFVNDFVKAWSKVMTLDRFDLQ from the coding sequence ATGCTCAAAAAAGCTTTCCCTCTCCTGTTGATGCCGGCGCTGGCAACAGCCATCGCCATCAATGTACATGCTGCCCCCGCCACGGAAGTGATGTCCAATCAGGACTGGTGGCCGAGTCGTATCGACCTGCAACCACTGCGTATGAATGCGGAAAAGTCCAATCCCATGGGCGAAGGCTTCGATTATGCGAAAGCCTTCAGTCAGCTGGATCTGGCGGCAGTCAAGAGCGACATCGAGACGGTTCTCACCACCTCACAGGACTGGTGGCCGGCAGATTATGGCCATTACGGGCCCTTCTTCATCCGCATGGCCTGGCACAGTGCCGGCACTTACCGTGTATACGACGGCCGGGGTGGTGCCGGTGGTGGCCAGCAGCGATTCGAGCCACTCAACAGCTGGCCCGATAACGTAAGTCTGGACAAGGCCCGCCGATTGCTGTGGCCGGTTAAGCAGAAATATGGCAACGCCATTTCCTGGGCGGATCTGATGGTACTGGCCGGTAATGTTGCCCTTGAATCCATGGGGTTTAAAACCTTCGGTTTTGCTGGTGGTCGCGAAGACGACTGGGAAGCGGACGTGGTCTACTGGGGTTCCGAGCGTGAATGGGTCGGTAACGACAAACGCTTCGATGGCGACAAGCTGGAAAAGCCACTTGCCGCGGATCACATGGGTCTTATTTATGTGAACCCGGAGGGCCCCAATGGCAATCCAGACCCGAAACTTGCGGCAGAGCGAATTCGCGACACCTTTGGGCGTATGGCCATGAGCGACGAAGAGACCGTAGCCCTGATCGCCGGTGGCCACACGTTCGGCAAGGCACATGGCGCGCATAAGCCGGAAGAGTGTGTGGGCGCCGCGCCGGGCGGCGCTGCGATTGAAGAGCAGGGCTTCGGCTGGGCAAACAAGTGTGGCAAAGGCCACTCGGAAGATACCATCACCTCCGGTTTGGAAGGTGCCTGGTCCGCAAACCCCATTGCCTGGTCTTCCCAGTTTCTGGACAACCTGTTCGGTTTCGAGTGGGTGAAAACCAGTAGCCCGGCAGGTGCAACGCAGTGGGAGCCGAAAAACGCCGAGCAGGTAAAGTTTGTCCCGGACGCGCATATTGAAGGCAAGCGTCACGCGCCGATGATGTTCACCACTGATTTGTCTCTGCGCTTTGACCCCGACTACCAGAAAATTGCGGAGCGCTTTCATAAGAATCCGGAAGAGTTTCAACTGGCGTTCGCCAAGGCGTGGTTCAAGCTGACCCACCGCGACCTCGGGCCACGCGCGCGCTATCTGGGTAGTGAGGTGCCCGCGGAAGTATTGATATGGCAGGACGCGATTCCGGAAGTAGACTACGAGCTGATCGATGATAAAGACATCGCAGCACTGAAGGGCAAAATCCTGAAGAGCGGTCTGACCGTGCCACAACTGGTGCGTACCGCCTGGGCTTCCGCCTCCACCTTCCGCGGTACTGATATGCGCGGTGGTGCTAACGGCGCGCGTGTACGTTTGCTTCCACAGCGTGACTGGGCCGTAAACAACCCGAAAGAGCTGGACCGAGTGCTGGACCGGCTGGAGAAAATCCAGAAGGACTTCAACCGGGAGGCCAAAGGCGGGGTACAGGTTTCTCTGGCGGATCTGATTGTTCTGGGCGGTGCGGCCGCGATCGAGCAGGGCGCGAAGAAGGCTGGTTATGACGTTATCGTGCCGTTCACACCGGGCCGCAACGATGCCACTCAGGCACAGACTGATGTGCAGTCCTTTGCGTTCCTTGAGCGCAAGGCTGATGGTTTTCGCAACTACTACAGCGAAGAGGCGCACATGATGCCGGTGGACATGCTGATCGACAGCGCCAACCTGCTGACGTTGAGTGTTCCGGAAATGACGGTGCTAGTGGGCGGAATGCGTACGCTGGGTGCCAACTATGACAACAGTACACACGGTGTGCTTACCGACAAGCCGGGAACTTTGAGCAACGATTTCTTTGTAAACCTACTGAGCATGGATACCAAGTGGTCCAGGTCCTTCAAGGAAGATGGCCTCTACCAAGGCGTGGATCGTAAGACCGGAGAAAAGAAGTGGACGGCCACTCCCGTCGACCTGATCTTCGGCTCCAACTCTGAACTGCGCGCGGTGGCGGAAATGTACGCCACTAACGACAATGGCGAAAAGTTTGTGAATGATTTCGTCAAGGCGTGGAGCAAAGTGATGACGCTGGATCGCTTCGATCTGCAGTAA
- a CDS encoding TonB-dependent receptor, whose product MSSTRNLRHNLARSALALAIGTAAFASAPAVFADDTTGTIRGSVIGAESSSVIKLTDTSRGITKEISASADGSFRFGNLTPGKYQLQVFENGELIDTQDAVVGLGGTTTIYLGDSSGVEEVLVTGERISQVDVGIAESGMVLSADELMELPVARDLTSVTMLAPSVSKGDSAFGNNASFAGASVAENVSYVNGLNTTNFRNGLGFSEVPFEFYDSIQVKTGGYSAKFGRSTGGVMNSTTKSGTNEFKFGSSFYYDQDVSTAPNTFSADNDQDEFQQDNYNIYASGPIIKDKLFFYALYNHQNVEEEYYGILSPRGYKSQEEADFWGVKLDGYITENHRVELTAFSDERDEIESAYVYDHETETVGDYIGDTTYAEGGLNWIATYTGNLTDTMTLSVSYGENEANRTTSPDTADIPVVYISNDQSQLSATGNWGNFTVETGEDKRQMTRVDFSWDLNDHFIEVGVDNEVNTSIADTINSGGVYWMLDPYGVYSCEKTSVCPDGPNVRKRIYMSGGEFETVSNAFYIQDTWDLTDTLTLQAGLRNETFDNKNAEGASFIKVEDQWAPRLSVVWDPTGAGNQKVFANWGTYYLPIASNTNIRMSGAETYIHEFYDWDGKCQNADATPCNVGTTVVGTEIYSNGDVPDTRSLVDTNIEPMYQSEFILGYEIATDAGYILGAKGIYRNLETSIEDVAIDAAVIDYYNSTGSWDASKVDGDTVEDVFTGFHQYVLTNPGNDMNVYIPEMDEFVALSADQLRYPEAKRQYGALEFTFKRPFDGKWSMDASYTWGHSWGNNEGYVRSDNGQDDAGLTTNFDQPGLLDGGYGNLPNDRRHTVKAFGTYAFDMGLRMGANFMWQTGRPQNCFGVHPNDDFAAAYGQESFYCDGELVPRASMGTGENYWNLDLNAQYPLAFANNQKLLLSLDVFNIFDNDTVTEVDELSGETYGLPFRYQAPRSIRFGVRYDFN is encoded by the coding sequence ATGAGTTCTACACGTAATCTGCGCCACAACCTCGCTAGAAGCGCTCTGGCACTTGCCATTGGCACGGCTGCATTTGCTAGTGCTCCGGCTGTGTTTGCTGACGACACTACCGGTACCATTCGCGGTTCTGTTATTGGCGCTGAATCTAGCTCTGTTATCAAGTTGACAGATACCTCTCGTGGTATCACCAAAGAAATTAGTGCGTCTGCGGATGGTAGTTTCCGTTTTGGTAACCTGACTCCAGGTAAGTATCAATTGCAGGTTTTTGAAAACGGCGAGCTTATTGATACCCAGGATGCTGTTGTCGGCCTTGGTGGAACTACTACGATCTATCTGGGTGATAGCTCTGGGGTGGAAGAGGTACTGGTCACTGGTGAGCGTATTTCCCAGGTAGACGTGGGTATCGCTGAGTCTGGCATGGTATTGTCTGCTGACGAATTGATGGAGCTTCCTGTTGCTCGTGACCTGACCTCTGTGACTATGCTGGCTCCAAGTGTGAGCAAAGGGGACAGTGCATTCGGTAATAATGCCAGTTTCGCCGGTGCGTCCGTTGCAGAAAACGTAAGTTACGTTAATGGTCTAAACACCACTAACTTCCGCAATGGTTTGGGCTTTTCAGAAGTGCCCTTCGAGTTTTATGACAGCATTCAGGTTAAGACCGGCGGTTATTCGGCTAAATTCGGTCGTTCCACTGGTGGTGTAATGAACTCCACTACCAAAAGCGGGACTAACGAATTCAAGTTCGGGTCTAGCTTTTACTATGATCAGGATGTCTCCACTGCGCCAAATACCTTTTCCGCGGACAACGACCAAGACGAGTTCCAGCAGGATAACTACAACATCTACGCGTCCGGTCCGATCATTAAAGACAAATTGTTCTTTTATGCACTATATAACCACCAGAATGTCGAAGAAGAGTACTATGGCATCCTAAGCCCACGCGGCTACAAATCTCAGGAAGAAGCTGACTTCTGGGGTGTTAAGCTGGACGGCTATATCACCGAAAACCACCGTGTGGAGCTGACCGCTTTCAGTGATGAGCGCGATGAAATTGAAAGCGCTTATGTATACGACCACGAGACCGAAACCGTTGGCGATTATATTGGTGATACGACTTATGCCGAGGGTGGCTTAAACTGGATTGCTACTTACACCGGCAATCTGACCGACACCATGACTTTGTCTGTATCCTACGGAGAAAACGAAGCAAACCGCACAACCTCTCCAGATACTGCTGATATTCCTGTCGTTTATATTTCCAATGACCAATCACAGCTGAGTGCAACTGGTAATTGGGGTAACTTTACCGTGGAGACAGGTGAAGACAAGCGGCAGATGACTCGTGTGGATTTTTCTTGGGATCTGAATGATCACTTCATCGAAGTAGGGGTGGACAACGAGGTGAATACCTCTATAGCGGATACCATTAACTCCGGTGGTGTTTACTGGATGTTGGACCCATACGGCGTTTACAGTTGTGAGAAAACCTCAGTATGCCCGGATGGCCCGAACGTACGTAAGCGTATTTACATGTCGGGAGGTGAGTTCGAAACGGTATCCAACGCATTCTATATTCAGGACACGTGGGATCTTACTGATACCCTGACCCTGCAAGCTGGTCTGCGTAACGAAACTTTCGATAACAAGAATGCCGAAGGTGCCAGCTTCATCAAGGTGGAAGACCAGTGGGCGCCGCGCCTGTCCGTGGTTTGGGATCCGACCGGTGCAGGTAACCAGAAGGTTTTCGCCAATTGGGGTACCTATTACCTGCCGATTGCGTCCAATACCAATATTCGTATGTCCGGTGCGGAAACTTACATTCACGAGTTCTACGACTGGGACGGAAAATGTCAGAATGCTGACGCAACTCCCTGTAACGTAGGCACTACCGTGGTAGGTACTGAAATCTACAGCAATGGGGATGTACCAGATACTCGCAGTCTGGTAGATACCAACATCGAGCCAATGTACCAATCTGAGTTCATCCTTGGTTACGAGATTGCCACGGATGCCGGTTACATCCTAGGTGCCAAAGGTATCTACCGTAACCTGGAAACCTCTATTGAGGATGTGGCAATCGATGCTGCAGTAATCGATTATTACAACTCCACGGGCTCATGGGATGCGTCTAAAGTGGATGGCGATACGGTTGAAGACGTATTTACTGGCTTCCACCAGTATGTGCTGACCAACCCAGGCAATGACATGAACGTCTATATCCCGGAAATGGACGAGTTTGTGGCGCTGTCTGCCGACCAACTGCGTTATCCGGAAGCTAAGCGCCAGTACGGGGCGCTGGAGTTTACATTCAAGCGCCCGTTCGATGGCAAGTGGTCCATGGATGCCTCGTATACTTGGGGGCATAGCTGGGGTAACAACGAAGGTTACGTGCGCTCCGATAATGGGCAGGACGATGCTGGTCTGACCACCAACTTTGATCAGCCTGGACTGCTGGATGGTGGTTACGGAAATCTGCCGAACGACCGTCGCCACACCGTGAAGGCTTTTGGCACTTACGCCTTTGACATGGGACTTCGCATGGGTGCCAACTTCATGTGGCAGACCGGCCGCCCGCAGAACTGCTTCGGCGTTCACCCGAATGACGATTTCGCAGCAGCCTATGGTCAAGAGTCCTTCTACTGTGATGGAGAGTTGGTGCCGCGTGCGAGCATGGGTACAGGCGAGAACTACTGGAACTTGGATCTGAATGCTCAGTACCCGCTAGCGTTCGCCAACAACCAGAAACTGTTGTTGTCTCTGGATGTGTTCAATATCTTCGACAATGATACCGTAACCGAAGTAGATGAGCTGAGTGGCGAGACTTACGGCTTGCCGTTCCGGTATCAGGCCCCGCGTAGCATCCGTTTCGGTGTTCGTTACGACTTTAATTAA
- a CDS encoding aldose epimerase family protein, protein MQSEPTMPEGMLTSPLCAGGNKDPLQRVTLVNRRGTRVTLCDLGAALYSIHTNDRHGRSDNILLTYADASHWLENHWYLGVTAGRVANRIGGACFKLNGDIYPLPANDGANHLHGGPHGLHSKRWLIVHGESCSHFQAVTFHCVSENGESGYPGRLEVTLRYCLDDDDALSLEYRAVSSADTPVSLTNHAYWNLAGRNNVLEHELEIYAEQLLQLDEALIPTGDLLPVAGTPVDFRKRKKIGRDIGLWPGGYDNYWVVDESAKKSLKPIALLSEPVSGRCVKVISSEAGVQFYSGNFLDGSRNQERGLPMNQHGGLCLETHGFPDAPNHHHFPSVILKKGEEYRQTTIYQFSAK, encoded by the coding sequence ATGCAATCTGAACCGACGATGCCCGAAGGCATGCTCACTTCACCACTTTGTGCCGGCGGCAACAAGGATCCGCTGCAGCGTGTCACGCTGGTGAACCGTCGCGGCACGCGGGTGACATTGTGTGATCTGGGGGCCGCGCTGTATTCCATTCACACCAACGACCGGCACGGTCGCAGCGACAATATTTTGCTTACCTATGCCGATGCATCGCATTGGCTGGAAAATCACTGGTATCTGGGGGTGACAGCGGGGCGAGTGGCCAACCGGATCGGTGGAGCGTGTTTCAAACTGAATGGCGATATCTACCCATTGCCCGCCAACGATGGGGCAAATCACCTGCACGGCGGCCCTCATGGTTTGCACAGCAAACGCTGGTTGATAGTGCACGGTGAGTCCTGCTCACACTTTCAGGCGGTGACATTTCACTGTGTGAGTGAGAATGGCGAAAGCGGTTATCCAGGCCGGCTTGAAGTGACCTTGAGGTACTGCCTGGATGATGACGACGCGCTCTCGCTGGAATACCGGGCGGTGAGCAGTGCGGACACACCAGTGAGTTTGACCAACCACGCCTACTGGAATCTCGCGGGGCGGAACAACGTTCTGGAACATGAGCTGGAGATTTATGCGGAACAGTTGCTACAACTGGATGAGGCATTGATACCCACTGGGGATCTGTTGCCGGTGGCGGGTACGCCAGTGGATTTCCGCAAGCGCAAAAAAATTGGCAGAGACATTGGCTTGTGGCCCGGCGGGTACGACAACTACTGGGTCGTGGATGAAAGCGCAAAAAAGAGCTTAAAGCCCATCGCGTTATTGAGCGAGCCCGTCTCCGGGCGCTGTGTGAAAGTAATTTCCAGCGAAGCCGGAGTGCAGTTCTACAGCGGAAATTTTCTGGACGGTAGCCGCAATCAGGAACGCGGCCTCCCCATGAATCAACATGGGGGACTGTGCCTCGAAACCCACGGTTTCCCGGATGCGCCCAACCATCATCATTTTCCCTCCGTCATACTAAAAAAAGGCGAAGAGTACAGGCAGACGACCATCTACCAGTTTTCTGCGAAATGA
- a CDS encoding ATP-binding protein, whose protein sequence is MDLLHGAQLPLNRRFLSGSLVVLAVFGVCEWGITRWVAQESQLIGLAARISLATMLVGLACYLLYRRQRRLSNHLAAMLVHQEDLSERLQRELAQHKATEQALADQLQFLQILIDAIPAPVFYKDAEGIYTGCNRAFEAFLGKSRTEIVGRSVYGVSPGPQARIYHEKDIELMRQRGHQVYESQVVYADGTLHDVVFNKAAYELEDGRLGGLIGVILDITERKTLERDLVQAKENAEFYSRSKTRFLTNMSHEIRTPLNAIVGFSQVLNYRSRGFELPQDFQEFLEKIAISGQQLAELVNDVLDISRIEAGKIEAIDENVRLSGLIDCILTSCEPQAIRQRLRMNCDIDSRLPDFIRIDRGKLSQILINLIGNAIKFSPVNEAIFIRLKKQERDSFLIEISDRGIGIAPDQQAIIFEPFEQVDKSQRGRSRGSGLGLPITRSLVELLGGTISLESNEHAGTCFKVVLPLREGKGVDPLVENNRETVQIRDGIRVLIFEDNALNQTLMQAFCDDLRLEAAFVADGREGVLMAQEMCPDMILMDVQLPGLSGIEATTQIRRNPKLCHIPIIGLSAAAFSDQQSAALEAGMNDYLTKPVAFPQLISVINKHLG, encoded by the coding sequence ATGGATCTCTTACACGGGGCGCAATTACCGCTAAACCGCCGCTTTCTTTCTGGCAGCCTTGTAGTTCTGGCTGTATTTGGCGTCTGTGAATGGGGAATCACCCGGTGGGTCGCGCAGGAGTCGCAATTGATCGGCCTGGCGGCGAGGATATCGCTGGCAACCATGCTGGTGGGACTCGCCTGCTACCTCCTGTATCGTCGACAACGACGGCTCAGCAATCATCTGGCGGCCATGCTGGTCCACCAGGAAGATCTCAGCGAACGGTTACAACGGGAGTTGGCCCAACATAAAGCCACCGAGCAGGCACTCGCCGACCAGTTGCAGTTTCTCCAAATCCTGATCGATGCCATTCCTGCCCCGGTTTTCTACAAAGATGCCGAGGGTATTTATACCGGCTGTAATCGCGCATTCGAGGCTTTCCTGGGCAAATCCCGTACGGAAATTGTCGGCCGCTCCGTTTACGGGGTGTCACCCGGGCCACAGGCGCGGATTTATCACGAGAAGGACATCGAACTGATGCGCCAACGAGGGCATCAGGTTTATGAGTCCCAAGTGGTTTATGCGGACGGAACCCTGCACGATGTCGTGTTCAACAAAGCGGCGTATGAACTGGAAGATGGCCGTCTCGGCGGGCTGATCGGTGTGATTCTGGATATTACTGAACGTAAGACTCTGGAGCGGGATCTGGTTCAGGCCAAAGAAAATGCCGAGTTTTACAGCCGCTCCAAAACGCGGTTTCTGACAAACATGAGCCACGAAATCCGCACCCCACTCAATGCGATAGTCGGTTTTAGCCAGGTCCTGAACTACCGCAGTCGCGGATTCGAACTGCCGCAGGACTTTCAGGAGTTTCTGGAAAAAATCGCCATCAGCGGCCAGCAATTGGCTGAGCTGGTTAACGATGTACTGGATATTTCCCGTATCGAGGCCGGCAAGATTGAAGCGATAGATGAGAACGTCCGGCTGAGCGGATTGATTGACTGCATTCTGACGTCCTGTGAACCCCAGGCGATTCGCCAACGTCTGCGGATGAACTGCGACATAGATTCCCGCTTGCCCGATTTTATTCGCATTGATCGCGGCAAGCTTTCTCAGATACTAATCAACCTGATCGGTAATGCCATCAAGTTTTCTCCCGTCAATGAGGCCATTTTCATTCGACTGAAAAAGCAGGAAAGAGACAGTTTTTTGATCGAAATCTCGGACCGAGGGATCGGTATTGCACCGGACCAGCAGGCGATCATTTTTGAGCCCTTCGAACAAGTCGACAAGTCACAGAGAGGGCGGTCACGAGGCTCGGGGCTGGGGCTGCCAATCACTCGCAGCCTGGTGGAACTGCTTGGAGGAACCATCAGTCTGGAGAGCAACGAACACGCCGGTACATGTTTCAAAGTTGTACTGCCGCTTCGAGAAGGTAAGGGTGTAGATCCGCTGGTAGAAAACAACCGGGAAACGGTTCAGATACGAGACGGTATTCGCGTCCTGATCTTCGAAGACAACGCACTGAACCAGACACTGATGCAGGCATTTTGCGACGATCTCAGGCTTGAAGCCGCGTTTGTTGCCGATGGCCGCGAAGGGGTCCTGATGGCACAGGAAATGTGTCCGGACATGATTTTAATGGATGTGCAGCTGCCCGGACTCAGTGGCATCGAAGCGACCACGCAAATACGCCGGAATCCAAAGCTTTGCCACATTCCCATTATCGGCCTGTCTGCCGCCGCCTTCAGCGATCAGCAAAGCGCGGCCCTTGAAGCAGGTATGAACGACTACCTGACGAAACCAGTTGCCTTTCCACAACTGATATCCGTTATCAACAAACATCTGGGCTGA